CCGTTGGAGATGACAGTCGTCGGCGTATCGGTGTACGTTTCGATCAACCGACGGTTGTAGTCGGACGGACAGACCAACAGATCCGCCTGTCCGTACGCCCATTCGAGATAGGGTTTCAGCGGCTTCGAGATGGCGTTTGTGAACCGGAAGCTGTCTCCGAAGTCCTCCGCAGTGACGTGCGTGTGTGCGATGACTGGGATTCCGTTCGATCGGGCCCGTTTCGCGTACCACAGCGATCGGGGCCCCACGAGATTGCAGTGAAACACGTCGACATCGAGCGATGGATCGGTCGTGTAGTGAATGCCCAGTTCGTCGAGCATTTTCCGCTGGTGGGCGACCGATTCTCGGATACCGCCGGTGACGTGGGACTCGAACTCTAGATAATGGCTTACGACCGGTGCGTGATCGGGGGGTATCGACCCGGTGTCCGAGCGCTCCAAACTCATGGATGAATCCGATACTGGCGTCCGATCCGGGGCGTTGTCGTCGCGTGACTGTCACCGGCCGTCAATCGAGTTCGAGCCATGGCACCTCCATGAGCGGTGCGATGTGCGTCTCGATGTGATGTTCCCAAACACCCTGTTCGCCGAACGCTTCACCGTGGTCGGCGGTCACTACGACTCGCCCGTCGAGCTCCGAAGACAGATCTGCGATCGCATCGAGTGCGATTCGGAGATTCTCCTCGTACAGCTCCAGTGCGGCCTCTCGGGTGCCGTTTCGGAGCAGGTCGGTCGGGTCGAGTTCGAGCCAGAGGCCGATCTTCTGGGCGAGTTCGCTCGAATCGAGGGCGCTCTCGACGCTCTGCCGGATCGACGCTCCGATCGACGAGCGCTTCCCGCGGGCGGCGGCCGTCTCCGCCTCGTCCTGTCTTCGGATCCCCTTCTGGATCTGTTTCAGCTTCTTTCCCTTGCCACGAGAGAGATAGGGTGCGTGCGGTTGCATGTAGTGGAAGACGGTTCTGTCCGCGCGTTCGACGGCGTCCTGATTGGCACGATACGCCGCTTCGAGACTCTCTGGAGGGACGGTTCCGAGATCGTCGTCCCATCCGGTCTTCCACACGTCAAACACGTCGCTGATGTGATTCGTCGCCGTCCACTCGTAATCACAGCTTGCCCCCCACTTGAGCTCGTTCAGCGGGATTCCGAGGCTGTTGATGAACGGGTTTCCGGAGAAGTACGCGATGTCGTGGTCGCCGGTGAACGTTCGGTAGGCCCATTCTGGGGTCGACGAGCCGGTGCTCCGGCGCTTTTCCAGCGTCCCGTCGAGATACTCGTCGTACACGTCGCTGAAGGTGTCGTACCGACACGCATCCAACACGATGCAGTGATCCCAGTCCGAACCCAGAAAGTCCTGATCGTCCATCACTTGGGTCGCAGTTTGTGGCAGCGTATTTTATGTGTATTGATACTCCCTGCGACCCGTGAACACGGCCGCGTTCGATGTGGATTCAACGAGATGGCGTGGGCGAGTTGGACCGAATCGGACGGAGCGTTACTCGAGATACCCGAGTTCTCGGAGCCGGTCGCGCGTCCCCTCGTCGGCTTCGGCCAGCACGTCTTCCCCGTCCGACGGCGCGTCCGTCGGGCCGTCCCACGCGCCCCCGACGGCCGCTTCGAACCGTGAGAGGGAGCGTTCTGCGTCGGCGACGAGGTCGTCGTCCGCCGCGTCGATCGGGGAGGACTCGTCGGGATCCTCGTCGAGTCGATACCCCTCCTCGGGGATCCGATCCGCCCGAACGTACTTCGCGTCGAGGCTTCGAGCGGCGCGGAGGCGAGCGTACGCCCGATGGTCGTCGGGGAGTTCGATCCCCGCCTCGCTGGCCTTCTGCTCGAGGTGGTGGAGTTCGATGACCGGCTGGGCGTACTCGACGAACGCGTGATCGCGCTCGCCGCCGACGACCGCTCGCTGCCCCGGATCGAGGTCGGCCGACCCGGCGTCGTCGAACTCGCGGTACGACTTGGAGAGTAGCGAACGCGTCGGGTCGCGGTCGAGGGCGTCGCCGGCGATCTCGACAGCGTTCGCATCCACGCCGAGAGCGTCGAGGACGGTGTGGTAGCAATCGAGCAACTCGACGAGGTCGTCGCGTCGATCCCCCTCGATGTCGGGGTGTTTTATCAACAGCGGAACGTTGATCAGTTCGTCGTAGAGGGCGAACTCGTGGCCGTACAGCGAGTGCTCGCCGTGAAGTTCGCCGTGGTCCGCACAGACGACCACCGTCGTCTCCGACCACTGGCCCGTCTCGCGAAGCCACTCGAACAGCCGGCCGAGTTCGGCGTCCATGTGCGCGATTTCGGCGTCGTAGAGCCCGCGAATGGCGTCCCACTCCTCGTCGTCGATCCCTCTCGCTCCCGAGTTGTACTCCTTCGAATTCTGGCACACCTCATCGGGATCGACGCCGGGCGCGAAGCGCTCGCGATACGTCTCCGGCGGATAGTACGGGAGATGAGCGTCCATCAGGTTGACGAACGCGAACCACCCCTCCTCGCTCTCGCTCCCGTCGATGAACGCCTTGGTTCGGTCGATGACCGCCGGCGTCTTCGAGTCGGCACTCTCCCCGCTCGCGAGTTTGGCGTGGGC
This genomic window from Natronomonas salsuginis contains:
- a CDS encoding sulfatase; amino-acid sequence: MDDSRQSNVLFVVLDTVRKDRLGPYGYDRDTTPELSAFAEEATVFGSAVAPAPWTLPVHASLFTGRYPSQHGADQGSPYLDGHTTLAAILSAAGYDTACYSSNAWITPYTGLVDGFDDHDSFFEALPGDVLSGPLASVWKTINDNEYLRTLASKLVRLGAVAHAKLASGESADSKTPAVIDRTKAFIDGSESEEGWFAFVNLMDAHLPYYPPETYRERFAPGVDPDEVCQNSKEYNSGARGIDDEEWDAIRGLYDAEIAHMDAELGRLFEWLRETGQWSETTVVVCADHGELHGEHSLYGHEFALYDELINVPLLIKHPDIEGDRRDDLVELLDCYHTVLDALGVDANAVEIAGDALDRDPTRSLLSKSYREFDDAGSADLDPGQRAVVGGERDHAFVEYAQPVIELHHLEQKASEAGIELPDDHRAYARLRAARSLDAKYVRADRIPEEGYRLDEDPDESSPIDAADDDLVADAERSLSRFEAAVGGAWDGPTDAPSDGEDVLAEADEGTRDRLRELGYLE